Proteins encoded in a region of the Nicotiana tomentosiformis chromosome 9, ASM39032v3, whole genome shotgun sequence genome:
- the LOC138898424 gene encoding uncharacterized protein, whose translation MPSESHLPIIDPSEDSPVSLIPQSESTVAEENRRLHCSMLEMWDAWSNGKEPPSTIPGFPKLLPRTSGTSNVPIPVTNPFIPIGYPTISANFTDMPFEVCPQALFSGVSSTVFTAPPVSTTAQTTVPRPCFEPSAFTFQVPQFQLDTAHVTPNPYPQHPQYESPVEQERTARNPEHEEMARKMKSLEQSLMNVQSLSGQKSVSYSDLCLFPHVHFPVGFKMPKFKKYDGHGDPIAHLKRYCNQLKGAGGKEELLMAYFGESLTGIASEWYIDLDISHWHIWDDLARDFVRQFQYNVDIALDRNSLTNFKKKTAVSFREYAIKWREQAARVKPPMDETEMVNVFLQAQEADYFQNMMSAMGKPFAEAIKIGEMV comes from the coding sequence ATGCCCTCCGAAAGTCATCTACCAATTATTGATCCTTCTGAGGATAGTCCGGTATCTCTTATCCCACAGTCAGAATCAACAGTTGCTGAAGAAAACAGAAGGTTGCATTGCAGTATGTTAGAGATGTGGGACGCTTGGTCTAATGGCAAAGAACCACCCAGTACAATCCCCGGGTTTCCTAAACTGCTTCCCAGGACAAGCGGAACCTCCAACGTCCCCATTCCCGTAACCAACCCATTCATCCCGATTGGGTACCCCACTATATCAGCTAATTTCACCGATATGCCTTTTGAGGTTTGCCCCCAGGCATTGTTTTCGGGAGTATCTTCTACAGTATTCACCGCACCACCAGTCTCTACTACGGCACAGACAACAGTGCCTAGGCCATGCTTCGAACCGTCAGCTTTCACTTTTCAAGTACCACAATTTCAACTAGACACAGCTCATGTCACCCCAAACCCCTACCCTCAGCACCCGCAATACGAGTCTCCAGTGGAACAGGAAAGAACGGCAAGAAACCCTGAGCACGAAGAAATGGCTCGGAAGATGAAAAGTCTCGAACAAAGTCTTATGAACGTGCAAAGCCTGAGTGGCCAAAAGAGTGTCTCGTACTCCGATCTGTGCTTGTTTCCTCATGTTCATTTTCCCGTTGGCTTTAAAATGCCAAAATTCAAAAAGTACGACGGGCACGGAGACCCGATCGCTCATTTGAAAAGATATTGCAATCAGCTGAAAGgggcaggtggaaaagaagaacttTTGATGGCCTATTTCGGGGAGAGCTTGACGGGAATTGCGTCAGAATGGTACATTGACCTGGACATCTCCCATTGGCATATATGGGACGACTTAGCCCGAGATTTTGTCAGGCAATTTCAATACAATGTTGATATAGCTCTAGATAGGAATTCCCTGACCAATTTCAAGAAGAAAACCGCGGTAAGTTTCCGTGAATACGCTATCAAGTGGCGTGAGCAAGCAGCCAGAGTGAAACCGCCTATGGATGAGACAGAAATGGTCAATGTTTTCTTGCAAGCCCAAGAGgccgattactttcagaacatgatgtctgccATGGGCAAACCTTTTGCAGAAGCCATAAAAATCGGAGAAATGGTATAA
- the LOC104114130 gene encoding uncharacterized protein — MTMAFLVITIIITAYFSSLVSAYDLDSLQDLCVAAEDSNTSVLVNGKACKDPKLATANDFFASGFNESGPPIPNYLGFAVNILNVNRMPGLNSLGVSIVRADLEPFGLISPHIHPRASELILVLEGTLYVGFTIPDPGNPFKSRLFEKILNPGDVFVIPQSLIHVQYNLGTTNTTALSCFNSQNPGVHMIPFQLFGSNPPILDDVLVKGFRLDKKVVEHLRAQFSSKYVIENETKLGDVLLKVLFCSAMLSHEKDQTISSHTSLVVLEKIITSPKHTNLFPQKTWVFAKKPDFAITMSMSWLITTLVAASFSSQLAYAYDLDPLQDICVAVNDSKASVFLNGKVCKDPKLAKADDFFFSGLNVSGNAMPNSGFAANVVDVNTMPGLNTLGISIIRVDFEPGVLVPLHTHPRATELITILDGTFYAGFLAPDAANVFKSRLFSKILNPGDVFVIPQGLIHFQYNVGHKNATLLASFNSQNPGVVTIPNSIFASDPPILDDVLVKGFQLDKKVIKQLRKKFS, encoded by the exons ATGACAATGGCCTTCTTGGTAATTACTATAATCATTACTGCTTACTTTTCTTCCTTAGTTTCAGCCTATGATCTTGACTCTCTCCAGGATCTCTGTGTTGCAGCTGAAGATTCCAACACTTCTG TTTTAGTGAATGGAAAAGCTTGCAAAGACCCAAAGCTAGCCACTGCAAATGATTTCTTTGCTTCAGGTTTTAATGAAAGTGGACCGCCAATACCAAATTATCTTGGTTTTGCAGTGAATATTTTGAATGTAAATCGAATGCCAGGACTCAACTCTCTTGGTGTTTCAATTGTTCGTGCTGATCTTGAACCATTTGGATTAATCTCACCTCATATTCATCCTCGAGCAAGTGAGTTAATACTTGTATTAGAGGGTACTTTATATGTTGGATTTACTATTCCTGATCCAGGAAATCCTTTCAAATCAAGATTATTTGAGAAAATCTTGAATCCAGGGGATGTTTTTGTGATTCCACAAAGTCTTATTCATGTCCAATATAATTTGGGAACTACTAATACGACAGCATTAAGTTGTTTCAACAGCCAAAATCCTGGAGTTCATATGATTCCTTTTCAACTCTTTGGATCAAATCCACCAATTCTTGATGATGTTCTTGTCAAAGGTTTTCGATTGGATAAGAAAGTGGTTGAACATCTTCGAGCTCAGTTCTCGAGCAAATA TGTTATTGAAAATGAAACAAAACTTGGTGATGTTCTTTTAAAAGTTCTGTTTTGTAGTGCAATGTTGTCACATGAAAAGG ATCAAACTATAAGTAGTCACACCTCTCTCGttgttttggaaaaaatcataaCGAGCCCAAAACACACAAACCTGTTTCCACAAAAAACTTGGGTTTTTGCCAAGAAACCTGACTTTGCTATAACAATGAGCATGTCCTGGTTAATAACAACTTTAGTTGCTGCTTCCTTTTCATCCCAATTAGCTTATGCTTATGATCTCGACCCTCTACAGGACATATGTGTTGCGGTTAACGACTCTAAGGCTTCTG TTTTTCTGAATGGAAAGGTTTGCAAAGACCCAAAGCTTGCAAAAGCAGACGATTTCTTCTTTTCAGGTCTTAATGTAAGTGGAAATGCAATGCCCAATTCTGGTTTTGCTGCAAATGTTGTGGATGTAAACACAATGCCTGGACTCAACACTCTAGGTATTTCTATAATTCGTGTTGACTTCGAGCCGGGGGTCCTTGTTCCACTTCACACACACCCTCGAGCTACTGAGCTCATAACAATATTGGATGGTACTTTCTATGCTGGGTTTCTTGCTCCTGATGCGGCAAATGTCTTTAAAAGTCGTCTCTTCTCTAAAATTTTGAATCCTGGCGATGTGTTTGTGATCCCACAGGGGCTTATACACTTCCAGTATAATGTGGGACACAAAAATGCTACTTTGCTGGCTTCTTTCAACAGTCAAAACCCTGGAGTCGTCACAATTCCTAATTCAATTTTTGCTTCAGATCCGCCTATTCTCGACGATGTTCTTGTCAAAGGTTTCCAGCTCGATAAGAAAGTGATTAAACAACTTCGAAAGAAATTCTCCTAG
- the LOC104114128 gene encoding histone-lysine N-methyltransferase ASHR2 produces the protein MEKTSQSPHPLLKLAEIQGRGRGLISTQPLKPGEVILKDSPLLLYSASPLIPSNNTFCSNCFKIILQSPIPCPMCTFSAFCTSNCQSIALSSSHTPWVCQSLTQLRNILSSHNLLIDQQIQARFLISAYNLALISPSSFRVLLSLQGPSFISENDALLFHSLVATLNPPTSEFGFSKELTSALLAKDKVNAFGLMEPFDSNKERGVRAYGIYPMASFFNHDCLPNACRFEYVDSDVNNRSNTDMIVRVIHDVPEGREICLSYFPVNFKYSDRQKRLKEDYGFACNCDRCVVEANWSDHEDDDAMDNEGEENEEKEDEAMEEDVDDEVNGNDEVEEGDQDFPHAYFFMRYMCNRENCGGTLAPLPPSDASLSTVMECNVCGNLSKCDELMA, from the coding sequence ATGGAGAAAACCTCCCAATCTCCACACCCATTATTAAAACTAGCAGAAATACAAGGAAGAGGAAGAGGACTTATTTCAACTCAACCCTTAAAACCTGGCGAAGTAATCCTCAAAGATTCCCCTCTCCTTCTTTACTCTGCATCTCCTTTGATCCCCTCAAACAATACTTTTTGCTCAAATTGCTTCAAAATAATACTCCAATCTCCTATCCCGTGCCCAATGTGCACATTTTCAGCTTTTTGTACCTCTAATTGTCAATCCATAGCTTTATCCTCTTCTCACACTCCTTGGGTTTGTCAATCTTTGACCCAACTTCGTAATATCTTATCTTCTCATAACCTACTAATAGACCAACAAATTCAAGCTCGTTTTTTAATCTCTGCTTACAACTTAGCACTCATTTCTCCTTCCTCTTTTCGTGTTTTATTATCCCTTCAAGGCCCGTCTTTTATTTCTGAAAATGATGCTTTATTGTTTCACTCCCTCGTTGCTACGCTCAACCCGCCTACGAGTGAATTTGGGTTCTCAAAAGAGCTTACTTCTGCCCTTTTGGCTAAGGATAAGGTAAATGCATTTGGGTTGATGGAACCTTTTGATTCTAATAAAGAAAGAGGTGTTAGGGCTTATGGTATTTATCCTATGGCTTCGTTTTTTAATCACGATTGCCTTCCGAATGCTTGTAGGTTCGAGTATGTGGATAGTGATGTTAATAATAGGAGTAATACTGATATGATTGTTAGGGTTATTCATGATGTACCCGAAGGAAGAGAGATTTGTTTGAGTTATTTCCCTGTGAATTTTAAGTATTCCGATAGGCAGAAAAGGTTGAAGGAGGATTATGGTTTTGCGTGTAATTGTGATCGGTGTGTGGTCGAGGCTAACTGGTCTGATCATGAGGATGATGATGCTATGGATAACGAGGGCGAGGAAAATGAGGAGAAAGAGGATGAAGCAATGGAGGAGGATGTGGATGATGAAGTAAATGGAAATGATGAGGTGGAGGAGGGTGATCAAGATTTTCCTCACGCGTATTTCTTCATGCGGTACATGTGTAATCGAGAGAATTGTGGGGGTACATTGGCTCCGTTGCCTCCTTCCGATGCATCTCTGTCGACAGTTATGGAATGCAATGTTTGTGGTAATTTGAGTAAATGTGATGAGCTTATGGCTTAG